A DNA window from Ctenopharyngodon idella isolate HZGC_01 chromosome 10, HZGC01, whole genome shotgun sequence contains the following coding sequences:
- the pdzk1ip1 gene encoding PDZK1-interacting protein 1, translating into MGKPITVLHWLLLTLGLVAAQTEKAEQALPNWLTGIIAVGVFLFLVFITFLVNKAWCETPSKPEAVIPTEYAMTNGSTREISLDAVRSSDGPNASENVIVHQTDEKVTAM; encoded by the exons ATGGGAAAACCAATCACTGTGCTTCACTGGCTTCTGCTCACACTGGGACTAGTTGCGGCTCAAACAG AGAAAGCAGAACAAGCTCTGCCCAACTGGCTTACGGGAATCATTGCCGTTGGTGTGTTTCTCTTCCTCGTCTTCATCACCTTCCTTGTAAACAAAGCCTGGTGTGAAACTCCAAG CAAACCAGAAGCAGTCATACCAACTGAATACGCCATGACTAATGGATCAACCCGTGAAATCAGTCTTGATGCAGTCAG GAGCAGTGACGGCCCTAATGCATCTGAGAACGTGATTGTTCACCAAACTGATGAAAAAGTGACTGCAATGTAA